GCCTGGGACGAAACGCACAGAGTGCCGCGTTTGCCCTGGGGAATGTACACGGTCTCGACGCAGCTACCGGACGCCACGCGCACCACCCACTTACGGGTGCCATCGGTGGAAATGTCCTCGCTGACCACTTCGGGGCCGCGGACTTCAGCAATGGCCTTGAGCTTGTCGCGCAAGGCCTTGCTGACGTTCGTCATGGCGTCGAAATCATCAACGCCAAGGTGGTGAATCCATTTCATTACCTGACCGGCACGGAAACGCTTCTCCCCGATTGAGTCGAAGAATTTTTCCATTTCCTGTTGAGTCAGACCCAGCAGGTTGGTTTTTACAGTCGATGTAGTCATGGATTCACCTTCACTCTTAAGCCAATGCTTAGCGAGTGGTTACTTCAGTAGCTGCGAAGAAGTACGAGATTTCGCGAGCAGCAGCGGCTTCGGAGTCCGAACCGTGTACAGCGTTGGCGTCGATGGAATCAGCGAAGTCAGCGCGGATGGTGCCGGCAGCAGCTTCTTTAGGGTTGGTAGCGCCCATCAGCTCACGGTTCAGAGCGATAGCGTTTTCGCCTTCCAGAACCTGAACGACAACCGGACCGGAGATCATGAAAGCAACCAGGTCGCCGAAGAAACCACGGGCGCTGTGCTCAGCGTAGAAGCCTTCAGCTTCAGCTTTGGACAGTT
The window above is part of the Pseudomonas sp. B21-048 genome. Proteins encoded here:
- the ndk gene encoding nucleoside-diphosphate kinase, which gives rise to MAVQRTFSIIKPDAVAKNVIGEITTRFEKAGLRVVASKLKQLSKAEAEGFYAEHSARGFFGDLVAFMISGPVVVQVLEGENAIALNRELMGATNPKEAAAGTIRADFADSIDANAVHGSDSEAAAAREISYFFAATEVTTR